A single genomic interval of Arctopsyche grandis isolate Sample6627 chromosome 8, ASM5162203v2, whole genome shotgun sequence harbors:
- the LOC143915290 gene encoding uncharacterized protein LOC143915290: protein MTRLRIVTFALVATLAVGCFAAPVPEPDPNQPEIIEIIAPAEIAQETLDSLNLGEPIGEQSERNKRTIGILRQLFPTLSQIIDQKIQQIVGVLIRTVGRNLLSGALGGGGGNAGGTTSTAGDKISVSLPAFGPDDDDEDSDEDTSDSDKKPANLANRFGGGDETTASSVSDNEATSAVNADENLLSEAESQQSEVRVQFADPDGEKKADEDQSVDQESAASGGNNGAIDDLSLDDADSNDENRNKRFLSFGIGGGDGASGGSGGGSGNFLFDIIRLVAGSGGTEASDEATAHPDGDVAKGDGYTEGIPGPVTRLFIIANRGISNLIQDLILRIAQTSERIVNFKARLITSII from the exons ATGACAAGACTGAGGATAGTAACTTTTGCACTAGTAGCAACATTAGCGGTAGGATGCTTTGCAGCACCAGTACCAGAACCAGATCCAAATCAACcagaaataattgaaattatagCACCAGCTGAAATAGCACAG GAAactttggattctctcaatctagGTGAACCTATTGGTGAACAAAGCGAAAGAAACAAAAGGACTATCGGAATTCTGAGACAATTGTTCCCCACACTTTCCCAG ATAATAGATCAAAAAATACAGCAGATCGTCGGAGTACTCATAAGGACAGTCGGAAGAAACCTTCTGTCTGGTGCTTTAGGAGGTGGCGGAGGAAACGCAGGTGGAACTACGAGCACAGCCGGTGATAAAATATCAGTGTCATTGCCAGCATTCGGACCGGACGATGACGATGAAGATAGCGACGAAGACACCAGCGATTCTGACAAAAAACCAGCCAACTTAGCGAATCGCTTCGGTGGTGGTGATGAGACTACAGCGTCTTCTGTCAGCGACAATGAG GCCACATCAGCTGTAAATGCTGATGAAAATCTTCTGTCCGAGGCTGAGTCTCAACAGTCTGAAGTTCGAGTACAGTTTGCCGATCCCGACGGTGAAAAGAAGGCCGACGAAGACCAATCTGTAGATCAGGAAAGTGCTGCTTCCGGTGGAAACAACGGTGCCATCGACGACCTCTCGTTAGATGACGCCGATTCCAACGACGAAAACAGAAACAAACG ATTCTTGAGCTTCGGAATTGGCGGAGGCGATGGTGCATCCGGTGGATCAGGTGGTGGATCAGGCAACTTCTTATTCGACATCATCAGA TTAGTAGCAGGCTCCGGCGGCACTGAAGCTTCCGACGAGGCCACGGCACACCCCGACGGTGATGTAGCCAAAGGAGACGGCTACACGGAAGGAATCCCCGGACCGGTGACTCGTCTCTTCATCATCGCCAACCGTGGAATATCCAATTTAATACAAGACTTGATCCTCAGAATCGCCCAGACGTCCGAGAGGATAGTGAACTTCAAAGCTCGTCTCATCACGTCGATCATTTAA